A window of the Stigmatella aurantiaca genome harbors these coding sequences:
- a CDS encoding DnaJ domain-containing protein encodes MAEGEVRQYFVRNDKGMIWGPLALPTIELLIDNGAIQGRLQVSEDGIHFAFPGRFPHIRDAFPRELWGDVVTPATAAPAAPAPSAAPAPARASSAPVLTPAGPPGAPAAPVATPGAASSTGIPAVGGVPLTPLSVPEAPPAQGTLEQLSPISLYGRIAAGGLTGLLTLGLADRTLQIHFRKGNPEFVDSSHAEDALGTVLVQARLLSAEQIQQAEAARPRFGGDLLVALFSLGLLQPATAFTQLSQRALSILHKGLSTESGTFTYVTKDLPASQAMPLGNRWAVLSDQVRRIPSVELKRRLQPALNLPIMKSVGMVAAGDLRLTPHEVRVLATIDGVRSLAQLLTDFPQDADHILRLAFLLKGLDAVSFAAPAPRVPPSATAPRPGATAAPAAAAPAAAAPASPAAANPAPAAAPRPTGSHPAAAAPAAAPRPAGPPPAAAAPAAAARPTGSHPAAPAPAAAARPTGSHPAAPAPAAAARPTGSHPAAAPASAAAPRPTGSHPAAPAPAAAPAASAAAPRPTGSHPAAPAPATAARPTGSHPAAPAPAAAPAAAARPTGSHPTAAPAATAPRPAAPSPAAAAPRPAAPAAPGPAVPGKPAAPVLKPAAPAAPMAPAAPAATAPPSASAAPAANPSGTDELAQLRQLAPAMKAQNFFERLGLTEQADAGAAKIAYIKLARLYHPDTLPPGAPPELEKLKAEVFGYIGDAYRTLTDDKARQQYLEELKAGDAGKEEVDVVAILQAEERFRKGCIFVKSRKYAEAVAIFDEAIQLNAAEAEFHAWRAYARFCAAPDKKAIQPEIFRELQGAIKQNERCAPAHYFLGVVAKTLGDASGALKHFKRTVELQPDHIDAQREVRMAAQKK; translated from the coding sequence ATGGCGGAGGGAGAAGTCCGGCAGTACTTCGTCCGCAACGACAAGGGCATGATCTGGGGCCCCCTGGCCCTGCCGACGATCGAGTTGCTCATCGACAACGGCGCCATCCAGGGACGGCTGCAAGTGTCCGAGGATGGGATTCACTTCGCCTTCCCGGGACGCTTTCCGCACATCCGGGACGCCTTCCCCCGCGAGCTGTGGGGGGACGTGGTGACCCCGGCCACGGCCGCACCGGCGGCTCCGGCCCCCAGCGCGGCCCCGGCTCCGGCCCGGGCCTCGAGCGCTCCCGTGCTGACGCCCGCGGGTCCCCCCGGTGCCCCCGCGGCTCCGGTGGCCACGCCCGGTGCCGCCTCCAGCACGGGGATTCCCGCGGTGGGCGGCGTTCCCCTGACGCCCCTGTCCGTACCCGAGGCGCCTCCCGCGCAGGGCACGCTGGAGCAGCTGTCCCCCATCTCCCTCTACGGCCGGATCGCCGCCGGGGGACTCACGGGACTGCTCACGCTGGGGCTCGCCGATCGCACCCTGCAGATCCACTTCCGCAAGGGCAACCCCGAGTTCGTGGACTCCTCGCACGCCGAGGATGCGCTGGGCACGGTGCTCGTCCAGGCCCGGCTGCTGTCCGCCGAGCAGATTCAACAGGCCGAGGCCGCCCGCCCCCGCTTCGGGGGAGACCTGCTCGTCGCCCTCTTCAGCCTGGGCCTGCTCCAGCCCGCGACCGCCTTCACCCAGCTGTCCCAGCGCGCCCTGTCCATCCTCCACAAGGGATTGAGCACGGAGTCGGGCACCTTCACCTATGTGACCAAGGACCTGCCCGCCTCCCAGGCCATGCCGCTGGGGAACCGCTGGGCGGTGCTGAGCGACCAGGTCCGCCGCATCCCCTCGGTGGAGCTCAAGCGGCGGCTTCAGCCGGCCTTGAACCTGCCCATCATGAAGTCCGTGGGGATGGTGGCCGCTGGCGACCTTCGCCTCACGCCGCACGAGGTGCGCGTCCTCGCCACCATTGATGGGGTCCGCTCGCTCGCGCAGCTGCTCACGGACTTTCCGCAGGACGCGGACCACATCCTTCGGCTCGCGTTCCTCCTGAAGGGGCTGGACGCGGTCTCCTTCGCGGCCCCCGCGCCGCGCGTGCCGCCCTCCGCCACGGCCCCTCGGCCGGGAGCCACGGCGGCCCCGGCCGCTGCGGCCCCGGCCGCTGCGGCCCCGGCCTCGCCCGCCGCCGCGAACCCGGCTCCGGCCGCGGCGCCCCGGCCCACGGGTTCCCACCCCGCCGCTGCCGCCCCAGCCGCTGCCCCCCGGCCCGCTGGACCGCCCCCGGCCGCTGCGGCCCCTGCGGCTGCGGCCCGGCCCACGGGCTCCCACCCGGCGGCCCCTGCACCGGCCGCTGCGGCCCGGCCCACGGGCTCTCACCCGGCCGCACCTGCACCGGCGGCGGCGGCCCGACCCACGGGCTCCCACCCGGCGGCCGCTCCCGCCTCGGCTGCGGCGCCGAGGCCTACGGGCTCCCACCCGGCCGCGCCTGCACCGGCGGCGGCGCCCGCAGCTTCGGCCGCCGCACCCCGGCCCACGGGCTCCCATCCGGCGGCTCCTGCCCCGGCCACTGCGGCCCGGCCCACGGGCTCCCATCCGGCGGCTCCCGCCCCGGCCGCAGCTCCTGCCGCTGCGGCCCGACCCACGGGCTCCCACCCTACAGCCGCTCCTGCCGCCACCGCCCCTCGGCCCGCCGCGCCCAGCCCGGCTGCCGCCGCCCCGAGGCCCGCCGCTCCCGCCGCCCCAGGGCCTGCCGTGCCTGGAAAGCCCGCCGCGCCAGTGCTCAAACCCGCCGCTCCTGCCGCCCCGATGGCCCCCGCCGCCCCGGCCGCCACAGCACCGCCGAGCGCGTCCGCCGCCCCCGCGGCAAATCCCTCAGGGACCGATGAGCTCGCCCAGCTCCGGCAGCTGGCCCCGGCCATGAAGGCGCAAAACTTCTTCGAGCGGCTGGGCCTCACCGAGCAAGCCGACGCCGGCGCGGCGAAGATCGCCTACATCAAGCTCGCCCGGCTGTACCACCCGGACACGCTGCCGCCCGGGGCGCCTCCGGAGCTGGAGAAGCTCAAGGCCGAGGTGTTCGGCTACATCGGGGACGCCTACCGCACGCTCACGGATGACAAGGCCCGCCAGCAGTATCTGGAGGAGCTCAAGGCCGGGGACGCCGGGAAGGAGGAGGTGGACGTGGTGGCCATCCTCCAGGCCGAGGAGCGCTTCCGCAAAGGGTGCATCTTCGTGAAGTCCCGCAAGTACGCCGAGGCGGTGGCCATCTTCGACGAGGCCATCCAGCTCAACGCGGCGGAAGCCGAGTTCCACGCCTGGCGCGCCTATGCCCGCTTCTGCGCCGCCCCGGACAAGAAGGCCATCCAACCCGAGATATTCCGGGAACTTCAGGGGGCCATCAAACAGAACGAGCGCTGCGCCCCGGCGCACTACTTCCTGGGCGTCGTGGCGAAGACCCTGGGAGATGCCTCCGGGGCCCTGAAGCACTTCAAACGGACCGTGGAGCTTCAGCCAGACCACATCGACGCGCAGCGAGAGGTCCGCATGGCGGCCCAGAAGAAGTAG
- a CDS encoding sulfite exporter TauE/SafE family protein: MEMSGFDIALLCLVALCAGGVDAIAGGGGLLTLPALLATGMPPHVALGTNKGQSMFGSGAALFRFSRAGLVKGHLAVVTFPLGLLGALAGTRLVLWLKPEVLKPMVLVLLVAVAVFLAFRRGPPPGDRPEPPLARLRLLGGLAAFFIGAYDGFFGPGTGTFLIVAFSSLLGHGLLRASADAKVVNFASNLAAVALFASRGAVMWQVVLPMAVAQFAGGWVGVHLTVKGGDRLVRKVVLAVVVALVLKLAWDLLRR; encoded by the coding sequence ATGGAGATGAGCGGCTTCGATATCGCGTTGCTGTGCCTCGTGGCCCTGTGTGCGGGAGGCGTGGACGCCATCGCGGGGGGCGGAGGGCTGCTCACGTTGCCCGCCTTGCTGGCCACCGGCATGCCGCCGCACGTGGCGCTGGGGACCAACAAGGGCCAGTCCATGTTTGGCTCGGGCGCGGCGCTCTTCCGCTTCTCCCGGGCGGGGCTGGTGAAGGGGCACCTGGCGGTGGTGACGTTTCCGCTCGGGCTGCTGGGCGCGCTGGCGGGGACGCGGCTGGTGTTGTGGCTGAAGCCCGAGGTGCTCAAGCCGATGGTGCTCGTGCTGCTGGTGGCGGTGGCCGTCTTCCTGGCCTTCCGCCGGGGGCCGCCCCCGGGGGACCGGCCCGAGCCGCCCCTGGCCCGGCTGCGGCTCCTGGGCGGCCTCGCCGCCTTCTTCATCGGCGCCTATGACGGGTTCTTCGGCCCAGGCACGGGCACCTTCCTCATCGTGGCCTTCTCCAGCCTGCTGGGGCATGGCCTGCTGCGCGCGTCCGCGGATGCCAAGGTGGTCAACTTCGCCTCCAACCTGGCCGCGGTGGCGCTCTTCGCCTCGCGCGGCGCGGTGATGTGGCAGGTGGTGCTGCCCATGGCCGTGGCCCAGTTCGCCGGCGGGTGGGTGGGCGTCCACCTCACGGTGAAGGGCGGGGACCGGCTCGTGCGCAAGGTGGTGCTCGCCGTGGTGGTGGCGCTCGTGCTGAAGCTCGCGTGGGACTTGTTGCGGCGGTAG
- a CDS encoding YfbM family protein, with the protein MEMLCTLRSATEAQRKALLSAPERLEDFLDDEEDFGDTDGTRFQELDIGETWHGLQYLLTGSAWEGQAPLDFLVRGGEDVGHIPSDEGTARIFTPAQVKQLAEALQALSPDTPRNRFDAAAMQQLDIYPGLWDEPPDDVDPLGELLSYFEELRKFVRQVAKRGHALLVHIG; encoded by the coding sequence ATGGAGATGCTCTGTACCCTGCGCAGCGCGACGGAAGCCCAGCGGAAGGCCCTGCTGAGCGCCCCGGAGCGCCTGGAGGACTTCCTGGATGACGAGGAGGACTTTGGGGATACGGACGGCACCCGGTTCCAGGAGCTGGACATCGGCGAGACCTGGCACGGGCTCCAGTACCTGCTGACGGGCTCGGCCTGGGAAGGCCAGGCGCCCCTGGACTTCCTGGTGCGGGGCGGCGAGGACGTGGGCCACATCCCGTCCGATGAGGGCACCGCGCGCATCTTCACGCCCGCCCAGGTGAAGCAGCTCGCGGAGGCCTTGCAGGCGCTGAGCCCGGACACGCCCCGGAACCGCTTCGATGCCGCGGCCATGCAGCAGCTCGACATCTACCCGGGCCTGTGGGACGAGCCGCCAGACGACGTGGACCCCCTGGGCGAGCTGCTGAGCTACTTCGAGGAGCTGCGCAAGTTCGTGCGGCAGGTGGCCAAGCGCGGCCACGCCCTGCTCGTCCACATCGGCTGA
- a CDS encoding MXAN_6652 family MXYO-CTERM-anchored protein: MSFSSLRAVGMGSLFLLSTPVLANSTGISGQSGKQNTTCVSCHMDGTAGATVEISGPASLAAGETGQYKLIIRGGPAVVGGYNVAVNNTSAMLQPSEGSRKIGDELTHSAPKAFVASEVSFDFSLVAPPAPSTLTIYGAGNSANGDKNSTLDRAVASTFTVTVAGGTGTPDAGTPDAGTPDAGTPDAGNGDEPGDDEDDKGGCSAGGGTAVLSFAVTAAGLLLSRRRRR; this comes from the coding sequence ATGAGCTTCTCGTCGTTGCGTGCCGTAGGAATGGGGTCGTTGTTCCTTCTGTCGACGCCTGTGCTCGCCAACAGCACGGGCATCAGCGGACAGTCGGGCAAACAGAACACCACGTGCGTCTCGTGCCACATGGATGGCACGGCGGGCGCGACCGTGGAGATCTCCGGCCCGGCCTCGCTCGCCGCGGGGGAGACCGGCCAGTACAAGCTCATCATCCGCGGCGGCCCCGCGGTGGTCGGTGGCTACAACGTCGCCGTCAACAACACTTCGGCGATGCTCCAGCCCAGCGAGGGCTCGCGGAAGATCGGCGACGAGCTCACCCACTCGGCCCCCAAGGCCTTCGTGGCCAGTGAGGTCAGCTTCGACTTCTCGCTGGTGGCCCCCCCGGCGCCCTCCACCCTGACGATCTACGGCGCAGGCAACTCCGCCAACGGCGACAAGAACTCCACGCTGGACCGGGCCGTGGCCTCCACGTTCACGGTGACCGTCGCCGGGGGCACGGGCACGCCGGACGCGGGAACTCCCGACGCGGGCACGCCGGACGCGGGCACCCCTGACGCGGGCAATGGGGATGAGCCCGGAGACGATGAGGATGACAAGGGGGGCTGCTCCGCCGGTGGTGGCACGGCAGTGCTGTCCTTCGCGGTGACCGCCGCGGGCCTGCTCCTGTCGCGCCGCCGCCGCCGCTAA
- a CDS encoding acyl-CoA mutase large subunit family protein, giving the protein MADLKDEKARWRKQVYEKAKGKGGERHPAFATSSGIDVKPVYTPDDVRDDYLAKLGFPGEYPFTRGVQPTMYRGRFWTMRQYAGFGTAEDANQRYHYLLKSGQTGLSVAFDLPTQMGRDADHARAKGEVGKVGVSISSLKDMEVLLQGIPLGEVSTSMTINATAPILLCLYAAVGEKNGVALEQLSGTVQNDILKEYMARGTYIYPPAPSLRLITNMFAFCAKHVPKWNPISISGYHIREAGSTAAQEIGFTLADGIAYVEAALKAGLQVDEFAGRLSFFFNVHNHFLEEVAKFRAARRLWARIMKERFHAKDPRSMMLRFHAQTAGSTLTAQQVDNNVVRVALQALASVMGGAQSLHTNSRDEALALPTEEAARLALRTQQVIAYESGVADIIDPLGGAYAIEAMTDELEAKAEDYIRRIDDMGGMVAAIAKGYPQGEIQEAAYQAQRDMEQNRQVVVGVNQFAIKEPPPSGLLRVDEKVERVQVERMKQLRAERDNAAATRAVDTLRKAAATEDENLIPLILDAVKAYATLGEISDAMRDVFGEHKEHVVL; this is encoded by the coding sequence ATGGCAGACCTCAAGGACGAGAAGGCCCGCTGGCGCAAGCAGGTGTACGAGAAGGCCAAGGGCAAGGGCGGCGAGCGCCACCCGGCCTTCGCCACCTCCAGCGGCATCGACGTGAAGCCCGTGTACACGCCGGATGACGTGCGGGACGACTACCTGGCGAAGCTGGGCTTTCCCGGCGAGTACCCCTTCACCCGCGGCGTGCAGCCCACCATGTACCGGGGCCGCTTCTGGACGATGCGCCAGTACGCGGGCTTCGGCACGGCGGAGGATGCCAACCAGCGCTACCACTACCTGCTGAAGTCCGGGCAGACGGGGCTCTCGGTGGCGTTCGACTTGCCCACGCAGATGGGGCGCGACGCGGACCATGCGCGCGCCAAGGGCGAGGTGGGCAAGGTGGGCGTCTCCATCTCCTCCTTGAAGGACATGGAGGTGCTGCTCCAGGGCATTCCCCTGGGGGAGGTGTCCACCTCCATGACGATCAACGCCACGGCCCCCATCCTGCTGTGCCTCTACGCGGCGGTGGGCGAGAAGAACGGCGTGGCGCTGGAGCAGCTGTCGGGCACGGTGCAGAACGACATCCTCAAGGAGTACATGGCGCGCGGCACGTACATCTACCCGCCCGCCCCCTCGTTGCGCCTCATCACCAACATGTTCGCGTTCTGCGCGAAGCACGTGCCCAAGTGGAACCCCATCTCCATCAGCGGCTACCACATCCGCGAGGCGGGCTCGACGGCGGCCCAGGAGATTGGCTTCACGCTGGCCGACGGCATCGCCTACGTGGAGGCGGCGCTGAAGGCGGGCCTGCAGGTGGACGAGTTCGCCGGGCGGCTGTCGTTCTTCTTCAACGTGCACAACCACTTCCTGGAGGAGGTGGCGAAGTTCCGCGCCGCGCGCAGGCTCTGGGCCCGCATCATGAAGGAGCGCTTCCACGCGAAGGATCCGCGCTCGATGATGCTGCGCTTCCACGCGCAGACGGCCGGCAGCACGCTCACGGCGCAGCAGGTGGACAACAACGTGGTGCGCGTGGCGCTGCAGGCCCTGGCCTCGGTGATGGGCGGCGCGCAGTCGCTGCACACCAACAGCCGGGACGAGGCGCTGGCGCTGCCCACCGAGGAGGCCGCCCGGCTGGCGCTGCGCACCCAGCAGGTGATTGCCTACGAGTCCGGCGTCGCGGACATCATCGACCCGCTGGGCGGCGCCTACGCCATCGAGGCGATGACGGACGAGCTGGAGGCCAAGGCGGAGGACTACATCCGGCGCATCGATGACATGGGGGGCATGGTGGCGGCCATCGCCAAGGGCTACCCCCAGGGCGAGATTCAGGAAGCGGCGTACCAGGCCCAGCGGGACATGGAGCAGAACCGGCAGGTGGTGGTGGGCGTGAACCAGTTCGCCATCAAGGAGCCGCCCCCCTCCGGCCTGCTCCGGGTGGACGAGAAGGTGGAGCGGGTCCAGGTCGAACGCATGAAGCAGCTCCGGGCGGAGCGCGACAACGCGGCGGCCACGCGCGCGGTCGACACGCTCCGCAAGGCCGCCGCGACGGAGGACGAGAACCTCATTCCGCTCATCCTCGATGCCGTGAAGGCCTACGCGACGCTGGGTGAAATCTCCGACGCCATGCGTGACGTCTTCGGGGAGCACAAGGAACATGTGGTGCTTTGA
- a CDS encoding biotin/lipoyl-containing protein, whose product MRYFAKLQGQKEAVPVDIEPLEGSRYRLTLNGQTHTVDALTLDHGAVSLLVDGDSYHVEFEENGDEVGVMVRGQVSRVDVADERRLRLRVGTAGFSVEGKQVITAPMPGKVVKVLVKVGEEVKEGQGLVVVEAMKMENELKSPKAGKVTELLAKEGTAVENNAKLVVVE is encoded by the coding sequence ATGCGTTACTTCGCGAAGCTGCAAGGGCAGAAGGAAGCAGTGCCGGTGGACATCGAGCCGCTGGAGGGCTCGCGCTACCGGCTGACGCTCAACGGGCAGACGCACACGGTGGACGCGCTGACGCTGGACCACGGGGCGGTGTCCCTGCTGGTGGACGGCGACTCGTACCACGTCGAGTTCGAGGAGAACGGCGACGAGGTGGGCGTGATGGTGCGCGGCCAGGTGAGCCGGGTGGACGTGGCGGACGAGCGGCGGCTGCGCCTGCGGGTGGGCACGGCCGGCTTCTCGGTGGAGGGCAAGCAGGTCATCACCGCCCCCATGCCCGGCAAGGTGGTGAAGGTGCTGGTGAAGGTGGGCGAGGAGGTGAAGGAGGGCCAGGGCCTCGTGGTGGTGGAGGCGATGAAGATGGAGAACGAGCTGAAGAGCCCCAAGGCCGGCAAGGTGACAGAGCTGCTCGCCAAGGAGGGCACGGCCGTGGAGAACAACGCCAAGCTGGTGGTGGTGGAATAG
- the accC gene encoding acetyl-CoA carboxylase biotin carboxylase subunit — protein sequence MPKIRKILIANRGEIAIRVMRTCKELGIATVAVYSEADRSALHVRMADQAYFVGPPPSRESYLVQERILEAAKQSGADAIHPGYGFLSENASFVRACEKAGITFIGPPASAMDAMGEKTRARQNMIKAGVPVVPGSTEPIATQEEARAYAEKIGFPVMLKAAGGGGGKGMRKVEQGAEFDSAWRSAKSEALNAFGNDAVYIEKYLEKPHHVEIQVFADQHGTTVHLGERECSAQRRHQKVVEETPSPILTPELRAQMGEVAVKAAKAVNYVGAGTVEFLVDAHRNFYFLEMNTRLQVEHPVTEWVTGLDLVALQIKVAEGEKLPFTDTVPPRGHAIEVRIYAEDPARNFMPSPGKIQYLRVPGGPSVRDDSGVFAGYTVPNFYDPMISKLSVWAPTRAEAIARAQRALSEYVVKGITTNTRYLKAILAHPEFTGGDYDTSFLTREHTALLGGEDPKLQEVALLASAVFAHQRDQKRAKALPQQAGPGTGGVSAWRLGLRTR from the coding sequence ATGCCCAAGATCCGCAAGATCCTTATTGCCAACCGGGGAGAGATCGCCATCCGGGTGATGCGTACCTGCAAGGAGCTCGGCATCGCCACGGTGGCCGTCTACTCGGAGGCGGACCGCTCCGCGCTGCACGTGCGCATGGCGGACCAGGCCTACTTCGTGGGCCCGCCCCCCTCGCGTGAGAGCTACCTCGTCCAGGAGCGCATCCTGGAGGCCGCCAAGCAGTCAGGCGCGGACGCCATCCACCCGGGCTATGGCTTCCTGTCGGAGAACGCCTCCTTCGTGCGCGCGTGCGAGAAGGCGGGCATCACCTTCATCGGCCCGCCCGCCTCGGCCATGGACGCCATGGGCGAGAAGACGCGGGCCCGGCAGAACATGATCAAGGCCGGGGTGCCCGTGGTGCCCGGCTCCACCGAGCCCATCGCCACCCAGGAGGAGGCCCGGGCGTACGCGGAGAAGATCGGCTTCCCCGTCATGCTCAAGGCGGCCGGCGGCGGCGGCGGCAAGGGCATGCGCAAGGTGGAGCAGGGCGCCGAGTTCGACTCCGCGTGGCGCTCGGCCAAGAGCGAGGCGCTCAACGCCTTCGGCAATGACGCCGTCTACATCGAGAAGTACCTGGAGAAGCCCCACCACGTGGAGATCCAGGTGTTCGCCGACCAGCACGGCACGACGGTGCACCTGGGCGAGCGCGAGTGCTCGGCGCAGCGGCGGCACCAGAAGGTGGTGGAGGAGACGCCCAGCCCCATCCTCACCCCGGAGCTGCGCGCGCAGATGGGCGAGGTGGCGGTGAAGGCGGCCAAGGCGGTGAACTACGTGGGCGCCGGGACGGTGGAGTTCCTGGTGGACGCGCACCGCAACTTCTACTTCCTGGAGATGAACACGCGCCTGCAGGTGGAGCACCCGGTGACCGAGTGGGTGACGGGGCTGGACCTGGTGGCGCTGCAGATCAAGGTCGCCGAGGGCGAGAAGCTGCCCTTCACGGACACGGTGCCCCCGCGGGGCCACGCCATCGAGGTGCGCATCTACGCGGAGGACCCGGCGCGCAACTTCATGCCCAGCCCCGGCAAGATTCAGTACCTGCGCGTGCCGGGCGGCCCCAGCGTCCGGGACGACTCGGGCGTGTTCGCGGGCTACACGGTGCCCAACTTCTACGACCCCATGATTTCCAAGCTGTCGGTGTGGGCCCCCACGCGGGCGGAGGCCATCGCGCGGGCGCAGCGGGCGCTGAGCGAGTACGTGGTGAAGGGCATCACGACGAACACGCGCTACCTGAAGGCCATCCTGGCGCACCCGGAGTTCACCGGCGGCGACTACGACACGAGCTTCCTCACCCGCGAGCACACGGCGCTGCTGGGCGGGGAGGACCCGAAGCTGCAGGAGGTGGCGCTGCTGGCGAGCGCGGTGTTCGCGCACCAGCGGGACCAGAAGCGGGCCAAGGCGCTGCCGCAGCAGGCGGGCCCGGGCACGGGGGGCGTGTCGGCCTGGCGGTTGGGCCTGCGCACCCGGTAA